The following proteins are encoded in a genomic region of Streptococcus constellatus subsp. constellatus:
- the brnQ gene encoding branched-chain amino acid transport system II carrier protein, which produces MIKKGALTGLLLFGIFFGAGNLIFPPTLGAMSGKNFWPAISGFVLSGVGIAILTLIIGALNPKGYVYEISKKISPWFATSYLVALYLAIGPFFAIPRTATTSYEVGIAPLLPSNMTGLGLIIFTILYFVSAYLISLNPSKILDRIGRILTPVFAILIIILIILGVIKYGATVPQIASAEYAKAAFGSGFLEGYNTLDALASVAFSVIAVQTLNQLGFANKKEYISTIWIVGVVVALGFSALYIGLAFLGNHFPIPADVMASDANKGVYVLSRATQAIFGPTAQIFLAVMVIVTCFTTTVGLIVSTSEFFNKTFPAIAYKTYATVFTLIGFAIANLGLETIIQYSVPVLQILYPITIAIVMIVMVNKFVALSKVGMQLTVAVVTAIAFASIIGQQFKLTALISIINTLPLAQASIPWLIPTVIGIIVSLFLPNKQKSDTFEME; this is translated from the coding sequence ATGATAAAAAAAGGAGCATTAACAGGATTACTCTTGTTCGGAATATTTTTCGGCGCAGGTAATTTAATTTTTCCGCCAACTTTAGGAGCCATGTCAGGTAAGAATTTTTGGCCAGCAATTTCTGGATTTGTACTTTCGGGAGTTGGAATTGCTATTTTGACATTGATTATTGGTGCATTAAATCCAAAAGGTTATGTTTATGAGATTTCTAAAAAGATTTCTCCGTGGTTTGCAACGAGTTACTTAGTGGCTCTTTATTTAGCAATTGGTCCTTTTTTTGCCATACCACGGACAGCAACTACCTCCTATGAAGTTGGGATTGCACCATTGCTTCCGAGTAATATGACTGGTTTGGGACTCATTATTTTTACAATTTTATATTTTGTATCTGCTTATCTGATTTCATTAAATCCTTCTAAAATTTTGGATCGGATTGGTCGTATTTTGACCCCTGTCTTTGCCATCTTGATTATCATTTTAATCATTTTAGGAGTCATTAAATATGGGGCTACCGTACCACAAATAGCTAGTGCAGAATACGCAAAGGCAGCTTTTGGATCCGGCTTTCTTGAAGGGTATAATACGCTTGACGCACTTGCTTCTGTTGCCTTTAGTGTTATTGCTGTCCAAACATTGAACCAACTTGGTTTTGCCAATAAAAAAGAATATATTTCGACTATTTGGATTGTTGGAGTGGTTGTGGCACTTGGGTTTAGTGCGTTGTATATTGGATTGGCTTTCTTAGGGAATCATTTCCCAATTCCTGCTGATGTAATGGCGTCTGATGCCAATAAAGGGGTCTATGTCTTGTCCCGAGCTACACAGGCTATTTTTGGACCAACAGCGCAAATTTTCCTTGCTGTAATGGTGATAGTGACTTGTTTTACCACAACGGTCGGTTTGATTGTCTCAACATCTGAATTTTTCAATAAAACGTTTCCTGCGATTGCTTACAAAACTTATGCGACAGTCTTTACATTGATTGGATTTGCAATTGCAAATCTTGGCTTGGAAACAATTATTCAGTATTCTGTGCCAGTTTTACAAATTCTTTATCCAATTACTATTGCAATCGTAATGATTGTGATGGTCAATAAATTTGTTGCCTTATCTAAAGTAGGGATGCAATTGACAGTAGCCGTTGTGACAGCTATCGCCTTTGCAAGTATTATTGGACAACAATTTAAATTAACTGCTCTTATAAGTATAATCAACACCCTACCGCTTGCCCAAGCATCTATTCCTTGGCTAATACCAACAGTTATTGGAATTATAGTCTCTTTGTTTTTACCAAACAAGCAAAAAAGCGATACTTTTGAAATGGAATAA
- the ccdA2 gene encoding thiol-disulfide oxidoreductase-associated membrane protein CcdA2, producing MASTVFSISVFLAGILSFFSPCILPLLPVYVGILLDTDEPRTVTVLGKKISWYGIVKTLFFIAGLSVVFLILGYGAGFLGKILNADWFRYVLGAIVILLGIHQMELINFKVLQRQKSLQLKQNKNRNDFYNAFLLGVTFSFGWTPCVGPVLSSVLAIAASGGNGAWQGGLLMLVYTLGLAIPFLILAFASSIVLRHFGKIKPYMSTLKKIGGALIILMGILLMLGNFNVLASIFGG from the coding sequence ATGGCATCAACCGTATTTTCAATTTCTGTATTTTTGGCCGGTATCTTATCTTTCTTCTCGCCGTGTATTTTACCTCTCTTACCGGTGTATGTTGGAATTTTGTTAGATACAGACGAGCCGAGGACAGTGACTGTTTTGGGAAAGAAAATCTCTTGGTATGGCATTGTAAAAACACTATTTTTCATTGCTGGTTTATCAGTTGTATTTCTAATTCTTGGATATGGAGCAGGATTTTTAGGAAAAATCTTGAACGCTGATTGGTTTCGTTATGTACTGGGGGCTATTGTCATTCTACTTGGTATTCATCAAATGGAGTTGATAAATTTCAAGGTATTACAACGACAAAAAAGTCTCCAATTAAAGCAAAATAAGAATAGGAATGATTTTTACAATGCTTTCTTATTAGGTGTAACTTTTAGTTTTGGTTGGACACCTTGTGTTGGCCCAGTCCTTAGTTCAGTATTAGCTATTGCTGCTTCTGGTGGAAATGGAGCTTGGCAAGGTGGATTGCTCATGTTGGTTTATACCCTAGGATTAGCTATCCCATTTCTTATTTTAGCTTTTGCTTCTTCAATTGTATTGCGCCATTTTGGGAAAATTAAACCTTATATGAGCACATTGAAGAAGATTGGAGGGGCTCTCATTATTTTAATGGGAATCTTACTCATGCTAGGAAATTTCAACGTTCTGGCTTCAATATTTGGTGGATAA
- a CDS encoding redoxin family protein, translating to MKKSMLVVTSLLCATFLGACANQKTNSSANDTNKTEQGQVANKNNEVTATKANQGEAVPDFNLKGVDGKTYKLSDFKGKKVYLKFWASWCSICLSTLKHTDELAKENGKDYVILSVVSPGHKGEKSEADFKKWYSKLDYKNLPVLIDSSGKLLEQYGVRSYPTAAFIDSNGKLVKTRPGFIKKSEIESTLKSIK from the coding sequence ATGAAAAAATCAATGTTAGTTGTTACGAGTTTGTTATGTGCTACCTTTTTAGGTGCATGTGCAAATCAAAAAACAAATTCTTCAGCAAATGATACAAATAAAACTGAACAAGGACAAGTAGCTAACAAGAACAATGAGGTTACTGCTACAAAAGCAAATCAAGGAGAAGCTGTTCCTGATTTTAATCTAAAAGGAGTCGATGGCAAGACTTATAAACTATCAGATTTTAAAGGAAAGAAAGTTTATTTGAAATTCTGGGCATCATGGTGCTCAATCTGTCTATCCACGCTGAAACACACGGATGAATTGGCGAAAGAAAATGGCAAAGACTACGTTATTTTATCAGTCGTTTCTCCAGGTCATAAGGGTGAAAAATCAGAAGCAGATTTCAAAAAGTGGTATTCAAAACTAGATTATAAAAACTTACCTGTTTTGATTGATTCAAGCGGAAAATTACTAGAGCAATATGGAGTTCGTTCTTATCCAACAGCCGCATTTATTGATAGTAATGGAAAATTAGTTAAAACTCGTCCAGGTTTTATCAAAAAGTCTGAAATTGAATCAACTCTGAAAAGTATCAAATAG
- the msrB gene encoding peptide-methionine (R)-S-oxide reductase MsrB — MDHKMKLLLLLGSILLILGTIVLGGRFMTTKSSIDKIKEASVSQTTPVNNKKPDLKNANLKHIYLAGGCFWGVEEYFSRVNGVVDAVSGYANGNSETTNYELISQTKHAETVHVTYDANKISLREILLHYFRIIDPTSKNKQGNDRGVQYRTGVYYKDQADVETINKVFEEQSKKFKTTLAVEKEPLKHFIKAEEYHQDYLKKNPNGYCHINVKQAAYPVIDASKYKKPSDAEIKKKLTEEEYAVTQKDDTERAFSNRYWDKFDAGIYVDVVTGEPLFSSKDKFESGCGWPSFTRPISPDVANYKEDHSFNMTRTEVRSRVGNSHLGHVFTDGPKDKGGLRYCINSLSIKFIPKDQMESKGYGYLLNYV; from the coding sequence ATGGATCACAAAATGAAATTGCTTTTACTCCTCGGATCCATTTTACTTATCCTTGGTACAATTGTTTTAGGTGGGCGTTTTATGACAACGAAGTCTTCTATTGACAAAATAAAAGAAGCGTCCGTTAGCCAAACGACACCCGTCAACAACAAGAAACCTGATTTGAAAAATGCTAATTTAAAACATATTTATCTTGCAGGTGGCTGTTTCTGGGGGGTGGAAGAATATTTCTCTCGTGTAAATGGTGTAGTAGACGCAGTTTCTGGCTATGCGAACGGAAATAGCGAAACAACGAATTATGAACTAATCTCACAAACTAAACACGCTGAAACGGTTCATGTGACTTATGATGCCAATAAAATTTCTTTAAGAGAAATCTTGCTGCATTACTTTAGAATTATCGATCCAACCAGCAAAAATAAACAAGGAAATGACCGTGGCGTACAATATCGCACAGGAGTATATTACAAAGATCAAGCTGATGTTGAAACGATTAACAAGGTTTTTGAAGAACAAAGCAAAAAATTTAAAACAACTTTGGCGGTTGAAAAAGAGCCGCTCAAACATTTTATCAAAGCTGAAGAATACCATCAAGATTATTTGAAGAAAAATCCAAACGGATATTGTCATATCAATGTTAAACAGGCTGCCTATCCAGTCATTGATGCTTCTAAATATAAAAAACCGTCAGATGCTGAAATTAAGAAAAAACTGACAGAGGAAGAGTATGCAGTGACTCAAAAAGATGATACAGAGCGCGCTTTTTCAAATCGTTATTGGGATAAATTTGATGCAGGAATCTATGTCGATGTTGTAACAGGTGAGCCATTATTCTCATCAAAAGATAAATTTGAATCAGGCTGTGGCTGGCCAAGCTTTACACGTCCGATTAGCCCGGATGTCGCAAACTATAAAGAAGACCATAGCTTTAATATGACTCGGACAGAAGTTCGAAGTCGCGTTGGAAATTCCCATCTGGGGCATGTTTTTACAGATGGTCCTAAAGATAAAGGTGGACTTCGTTATTGTATTAATAGCTTGTCTATCAAGTTTATTCCTAAAGACCAAATGGAAAGCAAAGGTTATGGATATTTATTGAACTATGTCTAA
- a CDS encoding response regulator transcription factor, with amino-acid sequence MYSIMIVEDEYLVRQGISSLVDFKKFNMQVIGEAENGLEAWEKIQAECPDIILTDINMPQMNGIKLAQLAREQYPQLHIIFLTGYDDFDYALSAVKLGADDYLLKPFSREDVEAMLIKVKEKLDKEKKQQQVHELVEKAEFSDLEQAIHDRLADTELSLKSLSFQLGFNSSYLSVLIKKELGLPFQDYLIQERMKRAKLLLLTTDLKVYEIAEQVGFEDMNYFSQRFKQIVGVTPRQFKKGDSK; translated from the coding sequence GTGTATTCAATTATGATTGTAGAAGATGAATACCTTGTTCGACAAGGTATTTCGTCTTTAGTAGACTTTAAAAAATTTAACATGCAAGTGATAGGTGAGGCTGAAAATGGTTTAGAGGCTTGGGAAAAGATTCAAGCAGAATGCCCAGATATTATCCTGACTGATATTAATATGCCTCAGATGAATGGTATTAAATTAGCCCAATTAGCAAGAGAACAGTATCCGCAATTACATATTATTTTTCTGACGGGGTATGACGATTTTGATTATGCTCTTTCGGCTGTTAAATTGGGTGCAGATGATTATTTGCTGAAGCCATTTTCGAGAGAAGATGTTGAAGCTATGTTGATAAAAGTAAAAGAAAAATTGGATAAGGAAAAGAAACAGCAACAAGTGCATGAGTTAGTGGAGAAAGCAGAGTTTTCGGACTTGGAGCAAGCGATTCATGACCGATTAGCTGACACAGAATTATCCTTGAAATCTTTATCATTTCAATTGGGCTTCAATTCTTCCTATTTAAGTGTATTGATTAAAAAAGAGCTAGGCTTGCCATTCCAAGATTATTTAATTCAGGAACGAATGAAGCGAGCTAAATTACTATTGCTGACGACGGATTTAAAAGTGTATGAAATAGCAGAGCAAGTTGGATTTGAGGATATGAATTATTTTTCTCAACGCTTTAAGCAAATCGTTGGAGTGACACCTCGGCAATTTAAAAAAGGAGACAGTAAATGA
- a CDS encoding cache domain-containing sensor histidine kinase: MKRYSLLIQLVIYVFVMILVLLGIVGGLYYQTSSAAIRQTTEQTTRNTIQQSGQFITSYLQKLKETTSSLAESDKVKAYAQKPDADNAEQLRQLMGMILKTDSDLVSAVLVTKNGNLISTDPNLTVKTSNDMMQERWYQDAIHKGTMPVLTPARKTVDKVEAAEKWVVSITQEVVDKDGKNLGVVRLDIGYKTLEAYLDRLQLGKDGFTFIVNDKHDFVYHPKKTVYSSATEMRAMAPYIAAKNGYVKSKQAYVSQYKIPHSDWTLIGVSSMEQLHAVQKQILWSFIGTGLLALGICLIGIWFILRLWIKPLHELQETILAIGSGNAHLRAVEKGSPELIDLAKQFNTMLNQIDKLMMAVKEEEQNVRKYELQALSSQINPHFLYNTLDTIVWMAEFNDSKRVVEVTKSLAKYFRLALNQGHEQISLKDEIDHVRQYLFIQKQRYGEKLQYEIEELSAYDNYQIPKLILQPLVENAIYHGIKEMNRQGMIRVSVYENSHQLILSIYDNGRGFVTHDTADTLLMHLGGVGLKNVNQRLQLQFGKSYHMEIKSEENTYTEIRLYFPKTNKTN; encoded by the coding sequence ATGAAACGTTATTCGCTGCTGATTCAGTTAGTGATTTATGTTTTTGTGATGATATTAGTTCTTTTAGGAATTGTTGGAGGGTTGTACTATCAAACTAGCTCGGCGGCTATTCGACAAACGACGGAGCAAACGACGCGTAATACCATTCAACAAAGTGGACAATTTATCACTTCTTATTTACAAAAGCTAAAAGAAACTACCAGCAGTTTAGCTGAAAGCGATAAAGTAAAAGCGTATGCTCAAAAGCCCGATGCGGATAATGCTGAACAGCTTCGTCAGTTGATGGGAATGATTTTAAAGACAGATTCAGATTTGGTATCCGCTGTTTTGGTAACAAAAAATGGCAATCTCATCTCAACTGATCCCAATTTAACAGTGAAAACATCTAATGATATGATGCAAGAACGTTGGTATCAGGATGCCATTCACAAAGGGACTATGCCTGTCTTAACACCAGCGCGCAAAACTGTTGATAAGGTAGAAGCTGCTGAAAAATGGGTTGTGTCCATTACACAAGAGGTAGTGGATAAAGATGGGAAAAATCTAGGAGTTGTTCGACTTGATATTGGTTACAAGACGTTGGAAGCCTATCTAGATCGCCTGCAACTGGGGAAAGACGGTTTTACCTTCATTGTGAATGACAAACATGATTTTGTCTATCATCCAAAGAAAACAGTTTATTCATCCGCTACTGAAATGCGTGCGATGGCGCCCTATATTGCTGCAAAAAATGGTTATGTAAAATCAAAGCAGGCCTACGTATCTCAGTACAAAATTCCACATAGTGACTGGACCTTGATTGGTGTGTCTTCTATGGAGCAACTGCATGCTGTGCAAAAACAAATTCTTTGGTCTTTTATCGGAACAGGATTATTAGCTTTAGGTATTTGTCTTATTGGCATTTGGTTTATCTTGCGTTTATGGATTAAGCCCTTGCATGAGTTGCAAGAGACCATTTTAGCTATCGGATCTGGGAATGCGCACTTGCGAGCTGTTGAAAAAGGATCCCCTGAGTTGATTGATTTGGCCAAGCAGTTTAATACAATGCTCAATCAGATTGACAAATTGATGATGGCTGTCAAAGAAGAAGAGCAAAATGTCAGAAAGTATGAATTACAGGCACTTTCCAGTCAAATTAACCCTCATTTTTTGTACAATACATTAGATACCATTGTTTGGATGGCAGAATTTAACGATAGCAAACGTGTTGTAGAAGTCACAAAATCACTGGCTAAGTATTTCCGTTTGGCACTTAATCAAGGTCATGAACAAATTTCTCTCAAGGATGAAATTGATCATGTTCGACAATATTTGTTCATTCAAAAACAGCGGTATGGAGAGAAATTACAGTATGAAATTGAAGAGTTAAGTGCTTATGATAATTATCAGATTCCAAAATTAATTTTGCAGCCTTTGGTTGAAAATGCGATTTATCATGGTATCAAGGAAATGAATCGTCAAGGGATGATTCGAGTTAGTGTTTATGAAAATAGTCATCAACTAATTCTTTCCATTTACGATAATGGCCGAGGATTTGTCACTCATGATACAGCTGATACCCTCCTGATGCACCTAGGTGGTGTCGGTTTGAAGAATGTTAATCAGCGTTTACAATTACAATTTGGTAAATCCTATCACATGGAAATTAAATCTGAAGAAAATACTTATACGGAGATTCGTCTCTATTTTCCAAAGACAAATAAAACCAACTGA
- a CDS encoding ABC transporter permease, translating into MKYISIYFYNLKAYLIASMSYRMDFFIGLISSLIEQIVYLIFLNVLFANIKEIAGFNYGQMLFIYGMATIGRSIHLIFFDNLWMFGSRYIRKGEFERLLIMPINPLFQLICERVQLQGFGTTLMGAIATYQAYHLLGLHWNIFHLLLFVFICICIGLLYAAIQLGPTALAFWIVESFPITMGIFSLNQMAQYPIKIYPTFIQLILIFVFPYAFTSFFPALYFLNLSWIGLLLPLVLLVIFTINYALFKYGMKKFSSVGN; encoded by the coding sequence ATGAAATACATCAGCATTTATTTTTATAACCTCAAAGCTTACTTGATTGCTAGTATGTCTTATAGGATGGACTTCTTTATTGGACTTATTTCTTCTTTGATTGAACAGATTGTTTATTTAATCTTTTTAAATGTATTATTTGCAAATATCAAGGAAATTGCTGGATTCAACTATGGACAAATGCTATTTATTTATGGAATGGCAACTATCGGACGTTCAATTCACCTGATTTTCTTTGACAATCTTTGGATGTTTGGAAGCCGCTATATTCGCAAAGGTGAGTTTGAACGCCTGCTTATCATGCCCATCAATCCTCTTTTTCAGCTAATTTGTGAACGCGTGCAGCTACAAGGATTTGGCACAACACTGATGGGAGCTATTGCAACTTATCAAGCCTATCATTTACTCGGACTGCACTGGAACATTTTTCATCTACTTCTCTTTGTCTTTATCTGTATTTGTATTGGTTTACTCTATGCTGCTATTCAATTAGGACCTACTGCTCTTGCTTTTTGGATTGTCGAATCTTTCCCTATCACAATGGGGATTTTCTCCCTCAATCAAATGGCACAATACCCTATCAAAATTTACCCAACCTTTATCCAATTGATACTAATTTTTGTATTTCCTTATGCTTTTACTTCTTTTTTTCCAGCTCTTTATTTTTTAAATCTAAGCTGGATTGGTTTGCTACTTCCTTTAGTCCTACTTGTTATTTTTACTATCAACTATGCTCTATTCAAATACGGCATGAAAAAATTCTCCAGTGTTGGGAATTAA
- a CDS encoding ABC transporter permease: MSKYIHITRLALITQLQYKSFFVATLIRTFIQVLVSIFVWKTIFFTQSQVNGYTLETFTTYIIFANLLGNLNSFSIGRDLSIMIVDGNITGELLYPYSLITSLFFQDFAVKIVEIVKFIPILLVIPLLQGQLYLPNWQTGLLFLFSSLLGMFIILLLDLGFSLTAFFTANTWGILILRNGLFSLASGALLPLSFYPENIANILKLLPYSFAVNFPVNILLKRQVNFELFWIQLAWIPILSAFITFLWYQAKRRLVILGG, encoded by the coding sequence ATGAGTAAATATATTCATATCACACGATTAGCTCTTATTACGCAACTTCAATATAAATCTTTCTTTGTCGCGACCCTGATTCGTACTTTCATACAAGTGCTGGTCTCTATTTTCGTTTGGAAAACCATTTTTTTCACCCAATCTCAAGTCAATGGTTATACTTTAGAAACGTTCACAACCTATATTATCTTTGCAAATCTACTGGGAAATCTAAATAGTTTCAGCATTGGACGGGATTTGTCTATAATGATTGTTGATGGGAATATTACTGGCGAGCTACTCTATCCTTATTCCCTCATTACTTCTCTCTTTTTCCAAGACTTTGCTGTCAAAATCGTTGAAATTGTCAAATTCATTCCAATTTTATTAGTTATCCCTTTGCTTCAAGGACAGCTTTATCTTCCAAATTGGCAGACAGGATTGCTTTTCCTATTTTCTAGTTTATTAGGAATGTTTATCATCCTCCTGTTAGATTTAGGATTTAGCTTAACAGCCTTCTTCACGGCAAATACTTGGGGAATTTTGATTCTCAGAAACGGGCTTTTTTCACTCGCTTCAGGAGCGCTTTTGCCACTAAGTTTTTATCCAGAAAATATTGCAAACATTTTGAAACTATTACCTTATAGCTTTGCTGTTAATTTTCCGGTCAATATCCTTTTGAAAAGACAGGTTAATTTTGAACTCTTCTGGATTCAATTGGCTTGGATTCCGATACTTTCAGCTTTCATTACTTTTCTTTGGTATCAAGCTAAACGTCGTTTAGTTATTTTAGGAGGTTGA
- a CDS encoding ABC transporter ATP-binding protein: protein MIEANQLYKTYSIVEKELGLKGSIKAFFRPKKKQIHAVQNISLTVQKGEIIGYIGSNGSGKSTTIKMLTGVLYPDRGSVKINGLTPQKHRTAVNKQIGVLFGQKSHLRWDIPVLESFILHAKIYDVPDKVFEERLEQLIELLQLGDFIHQPVRNLSLGQRVRCEFAAIFIHQPAVVFLDEPTIGLDASVKETIRSFIRFMNKEYQTTFLITSHDMQDIESLCERIFIIDKGKKVYDGSLTQLREKFSTIKTISFKTQTPIEELFQINGFRFEKIDSYHFNIHYQTDIYTNAQVINQIFEHYSIEDLAIKELTIENIVKQIYEEGLDE, encoded by the coding sequence ATGATTGAAGCAAATCAATTATATAAGACATATAGTATTGTCGAGAAAGAATTAGGTCTTAAAGGTTCTATCAAAGCCTTTTTTCGCCCTAAGAAAAAACAAATTCATGCTGTACAGAATATTTCATTAACGGTTCAAAAAGGTGAAATTATTGGTTATATCGGTTCGAATGGAAGCGGAAAATCCACGACTATAAAAATGCTGACGGGTGTTCTTTATCCAGATCGAGGCAGTGTTAAAATTAATGGACTTACCCCACAGAAACATCGCACAGCAGTCAATAAGCAAATTGGCGTTTTGTTCGGACAAAAATCACATTTACGTTGGGATATCCCTGTGCTGGAATCTTTTATTTTACATGCGAAGATCTATGACGTTCCTGATAAAGTTTTTGAGGAACGCTTGGAGCAATTAATTGAGCTGTTGCAGCTAGGAGATTTTATTCACCAGCCTGTTCGTAATCTTTCGCTCGGGCAACGAGTTCGCTGCGAATTTGCTGCTATATTCATTCATCAACCTGCCGTTGTTTTCTTGGATGAACCTACAATCGGTCTTGATGCCAGTGTAAAAGAAACCATCCGCTCTTTCATTCGCTTTATGAATAAAGAGTATCAGACAACTTTCCTCATTACGTCTCATGATATGCAGGATATTGAGTCGCTCTGCGAACGAATTTTCATTATTGATAAGGGCAAAAAGGTTTATGACGGAAGTCTGACGCAATTAAGAGAAAAGTTTTCAACAATTAAAACCATTTCTTTCAAAACGCAAACGCCAATAGAAGAGCTGTTCCAAATCAATGGTTTTCGTTTTGAGAAAATTGACTCTTATCATTTCAATATTCATTATCAGACGGATATTTATACTAATGCCCAAGTTATCAATCAGATTTTTGAGCATTATTCAATCGAAGACCTAGCTATCAAAGAATTGACAATTGAAAATATCGTCAAACAAATTTATGAGGAGGGGCTTGATGAGTAA
- the nox gene encoding H2O-forming NADH oxidase: protein MSKIVVIGANHAGTACINTMLDNFGNENEIVVFDQNSNISFLGCGMALWIGKQIDGPEGLFYSDKEKLEAKGAKVYMESPVLSVDYDKKEVTALVNGQKHVESYEKLIFATGSQPIIPAIKGVEIVEGNREFKATLENIQFVKLYQNSAEVIEKLKNNEGINRVAVVGAGYIGVELAEAFERLGKEVTLIDVADTCLAGYYDRELSDLMSKNLADHGIKLAYGQTVQAVEGEGKVERIVTDKETFDVDMVIMAVGFRPNTALGAGKIKLFHNGAFLVDKKQETSIPGVYAVGDCATIYDNALDDMSYIALASNAVRSGIVGAYNATGHELEGIGVQGSNGINIYDLKMVSTGLTLEKAKAAGYNAVETGFNDLQKPEFIKHDNYEVAIRIVFDKDTRVILGAQMASHEDISMGIHLFSLAIQEKVTIDKLALTDIFFLPHFNKPYNYITMAALTAEK from the coding sequence ATGAGTAAAATTGTCGTTATCGGTGCCAATCATGCCGGCACAGCTTGTATCAATACGATGCTTGACAACTTTGGAAATGAAAATGAAATTGTTGTGTTTGATCAAAATTCAAATATTTCATTTTTAGGATGTGGAATGGCACTTTGGATTGGAAAACAAATTGATGGTCCAGAAGGTTTGTTCTATTCAGATAAAGAAAAGCTTGAAGCTAAAGGTGCTAAAGTTTATATGGAAAGTCCTGTTTTGTCCGTTGATTACGACAAAAAAGAAGTGACTGCACTTGTAAATGGGCAAAAGCATGTAGAATCTTATGAAAAATTGATTTTTGCAACAGGTTCACAACCAATTATTCCAGCAATAAAAGGCGTAGAAATTGTTGAAGGTAATCGCGAATTTAAAGCAACTCTTGAAAATATTCAATTTGTAAAATTGTATCAAAATTCTGCCGAAGTGATTGAAAAGCTGAAAAACAACGAAGGTATTAATCGTGTTGCTGTTGTGGGAGCTGGTTACATTGGTGTTGAACTGGCAGAAGCTTTCGAACGTCTCGGAAAAGAAGTGACCTTGATTGATGTGGCAGACACTTGTCTTGCTGGTTACTACGATCGTGAATTGTCTGACTTGATGAGTAAAAACTTGGCAGATCATGGCATTAAACTTGCCTATGGTCAAACTGTGCAAGCGGTTGAAGGTGAAGGCAAAGTTGAACGGATTGTAACGGATAAAGAAACGTTTGATGTTGACATGGTCATTATGGCTGTTGGCTTCCGTCCAAACACGGCTCTTGGCGCTGGCAAAATTAAGCTTTTCCATAACGGTGCTTTCCTTGTTGATAAAAAACAAGAAACAAGCATTCCAGGAGTTTATGCAGTTGGTGACTGTGCAACGATTTATGACAATGCTCTAGATGATATGAGTTATATCGCCCTTGCTTCAAATGCTGTTCGTTCAGGTATTGTCGGAGCTTACAACGCTACTGGTCATGAGTTAGAAGGCATTGGTGTGCAAGGTTCAAACGGTATCAACATTTACGACCTTAAAATGGTTTCAACTGGTTTGACCTTAGAAAAAGCAAAAGCTGCTGGTTACAATGCCGTCGAAACTGGCTTTAACGACCTTCAAAAGCCAGAATTTATCAAACACGATAACTATGAAGTAGCTATTCGTATCGTATTTGATAAAGATACACGTGTTATCCTTGGAGCACAAATGGCTTCGCACGAAGATATTTCAATGGGCATTCATCTCTTCTCACTCGCAATCCAAGAAAAAGTGACCATTGATAAATTGGCATTGACAGATATTTTCTTCCTGCCACACTTTAACAAGCCTTATAACTACATTACAATGGCAGCTTTGACAGCTGAAAAATAA